DNA from Lentibacillus amyloliquefaciens:
TGGCCCGAGTGGCTCTGGTAAAACCACCATTATCCGTATGCTGATGACACTTGAAGAGCCGACATCCGGTGATATCATTGTTGATGACAAAAATTTATGGCATATGGAAAAGAACGGCGAACTTGTCCCGGCTAATGAAAAACATTTGCGGCAGGTACGCGGTGAAATTGGAATGGTTTTTCAGCATTTTAACCTGTTCCCGCACATGTCAATTCTTGATAATTGTATGTCAGCACCGATCCATGTTCAAAAAGTGAGCAAAAAAGAAGCCAAAGAGCGCTCCATTGAAATGCTGGAAAAAGTAGGACTTGGCGATAAGCTGGATAACTATCCAAACCAGCTTTCCGGCGGACAAAAGCAGCGTGTTGCCATGGCCCGTGCGCTTGTCATGCGGCCGAAAGTCATGCTGTTTGACGAAGTGACATCAGCCCTAGATCCTGAAACAGTCGGTGAAGTACTGGAAGTTATCCGTGGTATCGCTCAAGAAGGTGAAATGGCTATGATTCTGGTGACACACGAAATGGAATTCGCACGCGACATTGCTGATCGGGTATTGTTCCTGGACAATGGCGTCATTGCTGAACAGGGTCCGCCTGAAGAGGTGCTGGAAAACTCAACCAATGACCGTCTTCAAAGCTTCCTGCATCGTTTCAGAACCTGAGAATTTCCGTTTAACTAAAATAAAAAGCCCGGCTTGTCTGTTAAAAGACCGGCCGGGTTTTTTTAGCTGTTTAGTTGATTATCCTGGCGATTCTTCCCCGATAATTTTTACTTCACGTTCGAGGTTGACACCGAATTTTTTCTTCACCGTATCTTGCACGAAATGAATCAGGTTGATATATTCGGTTGCCGATGCCCCATTAAGATTAATGATAAATCCTGCATGCTTCAAAGACACCTGTGCACCACCAATTTGTTTACCCTGCAGATCGCTGTCCTGAATCAGTTTTCCGGCAAAATAGCCCGGTGGACGCTTAAATACACTGCCGCATGACGGGTACTCCAGTGGCTGCTTGGACTCACGCTTAAACGTCAAGTCATCCATGATGGCTTTAATATCCACATATGCTCCCTTCTTCATCGAAAAGGTTGCTTCTAATACAATATACCCTTTATCCGGAATATTGCTGGACCGATATTCCAAATCAAGATCTTCGGCGGCCAATGTAAGGAGGCTGCCTTCTCTGTCCACGACTTTCGTGCTTTCCAGGACATCTTTTATTTCGCCGCCATAAGCTCCGGCATTCATAAACAATGCGCCCCCTACAGATCCCGGGATGCCACAGGCAAATTCAAGGCCTGTCAGCGAACAAGATAAAGCTTTTTGTGAGGCATCAATAATTCTGGCGCCGCTTTGTGCGACAAGCCGGGTACCATCTGTACTGATTGTTGTCAGTTTGCCTAAGTTCAGCACAATACCGCGGATGCCCCCATCTTTTATAATCAGATTTGAACCATTCCCAAGTAACGTGAAAGGAATATCCTCCGCCAATGAAACCTTGACGATTTCCTGCACTTCTTTATATGTTTCAGGGGTTACGTAGAAATCAGCTTTACCACCCAGGCGTGTGTACGTATGATCTTCCAAACATTCATCTGCCATTACATTTTCCCGTGAGGTAATAGCTGTCAGTTTCTCATAAGTATGGTGACTGCTTACCACAAACATCAATCCTTTGCTGTCGTTTCTGACCTCTCCTGCAATTGAAGAAAGGAATAAATCATTTTATCAACCCGGGCATCTTCATGTAATTCACTATGTCCCAAGGTCGGATCTTCTATCATTTTATAGGTCAATTGTTTCTCGTCTACAATATTTCGTATCCCCTCGACACTTTCCGGGCGTGCTACAGAATCTCCTGTACTTCCAATACTTAATATTTCTAAATCCTCCGGTATAGCATCTTTATTCAAGCGGAGCCTTTTAAGTGCATATGAATCAGGCTTAAGGTCTTCGGCTGCAGGGTCATGATGGATTTCGAAATAACTTTCATTATATATCCCATCAATTGGACTGCCGATTACAGCCAGTTTGTTCACTTTCGGATAAAGCGAATAGTCCTGGTAATTTTCTGTATATGCCATCGATACTAATCCGCCCATCGAGTGCCCTGCCAGATTCGCTGTCTTCACCCCATAAGTTTTCTTCATATGTGCCATAAGTTTTGCCAGCCATTCAGAAGTGTTCTGGATGCTGGCCCGATTATCTTCAAATATGGCCTGAACGAACACAGTCTCCGTATATCCCCCGTTATTCAAATGATAAACATCCAATTTGCCGTCAGGGGAAACTTTATAAATCAATGCTGTCCGGCCCAGACCATACGTATACTCAAACCGCTCCAGCATATTTCCGAACGAATTCTTTGTACCCTTATAGCCATGAACAAAGACGGTTGGGCTCTCAATATTTTTTTCGGATTTAATTGTTTCGGGCACATACAGCATATTAAAAACACCGGCTATTACAAGCAATAATACGGCTGTACCCATCATATATTTCAGTTTCATAGAACTTACCCCGCTAAATCCGGTTGCTCGGCCGGAGTGTCTTTTGTTTCAGAATAAACCATGTAAAAAAGGCTCCAATCCCGAACAAGAGAATTTGAACAATTAAGAGTGGTACAACAAAGAGGATAGTATAGCTCATCGCAAGCCATATCATCGAAACGCCCATTACTTTTGCTTTCAGGGGGATCCCCTTTCCATTCCGATAGTTCCGGATATAGGAACCGAAATATTTATTGGTGATCAGCCAGTCGTACAAACGCTCAGAGCTCCTGACATAACAGGCAGCCGCAAGCAGCAGTAAAGGCGTGGTGGGCAAAAGCGGAAGTATGATACCCAACAGACCCAAACCAAGTGAAATTGACCCGGCAATGACTAATAATGCTTTTTTTATTCGTTGCATCGTTAACACCAGCTGTAAACATCGTCTTAATAAAATTCATTCTTAATTAATTATTATAGCATCTGTCAGCTTATTTTGCCTCATGGTTTGATGGACTTTATATGACAAATTAAATGATCATCAAAAAATAAACCCCATTTTGCTGTTGACTTCTCGCTCCTAACTGATAAAATATTAATTAACTTTAATTAGATAAAGTGATAAAGCGTTGAAGCGTAATACGAATGGAGTTTTTACATGCAGCCTCTTATGTCCGGTATCGAAGGCAATTTTAGCCCCAATGATTACCAGGTTAAAAACAGTTTGATCACAACGATTAAAAACCGTTTCCGTACCTATGGATATCAGGAAACCGGCACACGGACTTTTCAGGATTATGATGTCTATTCATCGGTCATTGGAACGGTTCATAAACAAAATATGATTAAAACCATTGATTCTTCCGGTGACGTTCTGGTGCTGCGCCCTGATGTAACAATCCCAATCACACGAAAGATGGCAGCTGAGGAAGAAATCCCGCACAGATTATTTTATGTGGAGGAAATTTTCCGGCAGATCGGTGGTGACAGTCAGAATAAAGAATTCACTCAAGCCGGTGTGGAATGTTTTGGGGAGAATTCTTCAGATAATGATGCGGAAATGATTGCTCTGGCTGTTCATATATTGCAGGATTTGCAGTTTAAACGATTCAAA
Protein-coding regions in this window:
- a CDS encoding YbaN family protein, producing MQRIKKALLVIAGSISLGLGLLGIILPLLPTTPLLLLAAACYVRSSERLYDWLITNKYFGSYIRNYRNGKGIPLKAKVMGVSMIWLAMSYTILFVVPLLIVQILLFGIGAFFTWFILKQKTLRPSNRI
- the murB gene encoding UDP-N-acetylmuramate dehydrogenase yields the protein MVSSHHTYEKLTAITSRENVMADECLEDHTYTRLGGKADFYVTPETYKEVQEIVKVSLAEDIPFTLLGNGSNLIIKDGGIRGIVLNLGKLTTISTDGTRLVAQSGARIIDASQKALSCSLTGLEFACGIPGSVGGALFMNAGAYGGEIKDVLESTKVVDREGSLLTLAAEDLDLEYRSSNIPDKGYIVLEATFSMKKGAYVDIKAIMDDLTFKRESKQPLEYPSCGSVFKRPPGYFAGKLIQDSDLQGKQIGGAQVSLKHAGFIINLNGASATEYINLIHFVQDTVKKKFGVNLEREVKIIGEESPG
- the ehuA gene encoding ectoine/hydroxyectoine ABC transporter ATP-binding protein EhuA, which produces MTEAIVSYKDVYKSFGDTEVLTGINLDINPAEKVAVIGPSGSGKTTIIRMLMTLEEPTSGDIIVDDKNLWHMEKNGELVPANEKHLRQVRGEIGMVFQHFNLFPHMSILDNCMSAPIHVQKVSKKEAKERSIEMLEKVGLGDKLDNYPNQLSGGQKQRVAMARALVMRPKVMLFDEVTSALDPETVGEVLEVIRGIAQEGEMAMILVTHEMEFARDIADRVLFLDNGVIAEQGPPEEVLENSTNDRLQSFLHRFRT
- a CDS encoding alpha/beta hydrolase produces the protein MKLKYMMGTAVLLLVIAGVFNMLYVPETIKSEKNIESPTVFVHGYKGTKNSFGNMLERFEYTYGLGRTALIYKVSPDGKLDVYHLNNGGYTETVFVQAIFEDNRASIQNTSEWLAKLMAHMKKTYGVKTANLAGHSMGGLVSMAYTENYQDYSLYPKVNKLAVIGSPIDGIYNESYFEIHHDPAAEDLKPDSYALKRLRLNKDAIPEDLEILSIGSTGDSVARPESVEGIRNIVDEKQLTYKMIEDPTLGHSELHEDARVDKMIYSFLQLQERSETTAKD